In Niallia sp. FSL W8-0635, one genomic interval encodes:
- a CDS encoding methyl-accepting chemotaxis protein has product MKKVRVRKNFGIPIKKKLIFSFLAMLLIPSILIGVFSFIYANEQMEKDFINNASTNLNMLDSTITNLMSQKVYDVTSLSETISKETMENNPSSIQTTIEQYSKIHPEVSSIYIASNEGKLIQKSTEELDDHMDPRLRDWYKTAVNHGGQAVIMDPYLSPVSQKMVITIGKTFADNAGVMAVTMNLDYLADLASDITFGKEGYVILLDQKKRFIVHPEEKQGDIVKESFYETLYKAENGTLDYTADKVNRKLVYQTNKLTGWKLAGTMEKSEIVNHSKGLLYAITGIIVVSLCIGGIMMMVIVSSIIKPIKKLKEQAITVSNGDLTKSIHITTNDEIGELAKAFHHMQSKLQKLIQNLEHSSENVAASAGQLTASAKEVTIASEHVSNTIQQVASGAEIQTKGIENNADNIKSVLDGTNKIVAYSKKVSELSSGTLGKANDGGNSIQATLEQMNVISDTVAESNKMIKELVEQSKHIEKITESITTISEQTNLLALNAAIEAARAGEKGKGFAVVANEVRKLAEQSGEFASNISLLINGVQKTTENTVHRMAEVSQAVQTGLKVTDESNTKFQEIVHSMQEMSPFIQNVTDTSNEMALTLKEVSITAGELAQIAYDNSASSEEVVSLTEEQLAAMEEISGSAKNLSEMANKLRQNLQQFIY; this is encoded by the coding sequence ATGAAGAAAGTTCGTGTACGAAAAAATTTTGGAATTCCTATAAAAAAGAAGCTTATTTTTTCCTTTTTAGCAATGCTATTAATCCCAAGTATTTTAATTGGAGTGTTTTCTTTTATATATGCGAATGAACAGATGGAAAAGGATTTTATAAATAATGCGAGTACTAATTTAAATATGTTAGATTCAACGATAACCAATTTGATGTCTCAAAAAGTATATGATGTTACTTCACTTTCAGAAACAATTTCAAAAGAAACAATGGAGAATAATCCATCTAGTATTCAAACTACTATTGAGCAGTACAGCAAAATCCATCCAGAAGTTTCAAGTATTTATATTGCTTCTAATGAAGGAAAACTTATCCAGAAGTCCACAGAAGAATTGGATGATCATATGGATCCTAGATTAAGAGATTGGTATAAAACAGCGGTTAATCATGGGGGACAAGCAGTGATAATGGATCCATATTTATCCCCGGTTTCTCAAAAAATGGTTATTACTATTGGGAAAACGTTCGCTGACAACGCAGGAGTTATGGCGGTAACGATGAATTTAGATTACTTAGCAGACCTCGCCAGTGACATTACATTTGGAAAAGAGGGCTATGTTATTCTTCTCGATCAAAAGAAACGTTTTATCGTTCATCCTGAAGAGAAGCAAGGAGATATTGTGAAGGAATCCTTTTATGAAACCCTATACAAAGCTGAAAATGGGACATTGGATTATACAGCAGATAAAGTTAATAGAAAATTGGTTTACCAGACTAATAAGCTCACTGGATGGAAGCTTGCTGGTACGATGGAAAAATCAGAAATAGTGAATCATTCCAAAGGTCTTTTGTATGCGATTACAGGAATAATAGTAGTTTCCTTATGTATAGGCGGAATAATGATGATGGTTATTGTCTCATCGATCATCAAACCAATAAAGAAATTAAAGGAACAAGCCATAACAGTAAGTAACGGGGATTTAACGAAATCAATTCATATCACAACAAACGACGAAATTGGCGAATTAGCAAAGGCATTTCATCATATGCAGAGTAAATTACAAAAACTTATCCAAAATCTTGAACACAGTTCGGAGAATGTTGCAGCAAGTGCAGGACAGCTAACAGCAAGTGCCAAAGAAGTAACCATTGCTTCAGAGCATGTATCTAATACGATACAGCAAGTTGCAAGCGGAGCAGAAATACAGACAAAAGGAATAGAAAATAATGCAGATAATATAAAATCTGTTTTGGATGGAACGAATAAAATTGTAGCATACAGTAAGAAGGTTTCTGAACTTTCTTCCGGAACATTGGGAAAGGCAAACGATGGCGGAAATTCCATTCAGGCAACACTGGAACAGATGAATGTGATAAGTGATACCGTTGCAGAATCAAATAAAATGATTAAAGAATTAGTAGAGCAATCAAAGCATATCGAAAAAATTACAGAAAGCATTACGACCATCTCAGAACAAACGAATCTGTTGGCATTAAATGCTGCAATAGAAGCAGCAAGAGCAGGGGAAAAGGGAAAAGGCTTTGCAGTTGTTGCTAATGAAGTTCGGAAGCTTGCTGAGCAATCTGGAGAATTCGCAAGTAATATCTCCCTATTAATTAATGGTGTACAGAAAACAACTGAAAATACTGTACATAGAATGGCTGAAGTATCACAGGCTGTTCAAACTGGTTTAAAAGTAACAGATGAATCAAATACAAAGTTTCAAGAAATCGTTCATAGTATGCAAGAAATGTCACCATTTATCCAGAATGTTACAGATACTTCAAACGAAATGGCTTTAACGCTCAAAGAAGTAAGTATAACTGCAGGTGAACTAGCACAAATTGCATATGATAATTCAGCATCCTCGGAAGAAGTTGTATCATTAACAGAAGAACAATTAGCAGCAATGGAAGAAATTTCTGGTTCGGCAAAGAACTTATCAGAAATGGCAAACAAGCTAAGACAGAATCTTCAGCAATTTATCTATTAA
- a CDS encoding class I SAM-dependent methyltransferase, producing the protein MEKKTIKLVIGAGEYRNNPGWVHTQEEELNLLEESTWYRFEKSSISAILAEHVWEHLTFEQGVQAASLCYNYLKPSGYVRCAVPDGYFPDGTYQQIVQIGGPGPKEHPAASHKIVHTYHTLQKMFELAGFKVHLLEYCDENGIFHENEWNGEDGVIFRSKKFDPRNQGGKLVFPSLIIDAVKN; encoded by the coding sequence ATGGAAAAAAAGACTATTAAACTAGTTATCGGAGCAGGGGAATATAGAAATAATCCCGGTTGGGTTCATACACAAGAAGAAGAATTAAATCTTTTAGAGGAATCTACCTGGTACCGTTTCGAGAAGTCATCCATTTCTGCCATTCTAGCGGAACATGTTTGGGAACACTTAACTTTTGAACAAGGTGTTCAAGCTGCTTCCCTTTGCTACAATTACTTAAAACCTTCTGGCTATGTTCGTTGTGCAGTTCCAGATGGATACTTTCCCGACGGTACGTATCAACAAATCGTACAAATTGGCGGGCCTGGTCCAAAGGAGCATCCAGCAGCGAGCCATAAAATTGTTCATACCTATCATACTTTACAAAAGATGTTTGAATTAGCGGGTTTCAAGGTTCACTTATTGGAGTATTGTGATGAAAACGGGATTTTTCATGAGAATGAATGGAATGGAGAAGACGGTGTGATTTTCCGCTCGAAAAAGTTTGATCCAAGAAATCAAGGTGGAAAATTAGTGTTTCCCTCTCTCATAATAGATGCAGTAAAAAATTAG
- a CDS encoding H-type small acid-soluble spore protein, with protein MKNGTAISLVTYDCKKVLSKKVGDIMDINRVKQILSSPAEIEVQYNGVSVWIDDLKEDDATAIVHLVGGIEEQTEVDIASLKEV; from the coding sequence TTGAAAAACGGAACCGCTATCTCTCTTGTAACATATGATTGTAAAAAGGTTCTTTCAAAGAAAGTAGGTGATATTATGGATATTAACAGAGTGAAGCAAATACTATCATCACCAGCTGAAATTGAGGTACAGTACAACGGAGTGTCTGTGTGGATTGATGACTTAAAAGAAGATGATGCCACAGCGATTGTACATCTCGTAGGTGGGATTGAAGAACAGACGGAAGTAGACATAGCTAGCTTAAAAGAAGTTTAA